A single window of Nicotiana sylvestris chromosome 5, ASM39365v2, whole genome shotgun sequence DNA harbors:
- the LOC104239852 gene encoding glucan endo-1,3-beta-glucosidase 2-like isoform X2: MPHPTQVVALLRAQQIRHVRLFNADRGMLLALANSGIKVAVSVPNEQLLAVGQSNATAANWVAQNVVSHYPATNITTICVGSEVLSALPNAAPILNNALKFIHSALVASNLDRQIKVSTPLASSIILDSFPPSQAFFNHTLKPVLVPMLKFLQSTGSYFMLNVYPYYDYMLSNGVIPLDYALFRPLAANKEAVDSNTLLHYTNVFDAMVDAAYFAMLDLNFTNIPVMVTESGWPSQGDSDEPDATLDNANTYNSNLIKHVLNKTGTPKHPGIAVSTYIYELYNEDNKPGHLSEKNWGLFNANGTPVYILRLTESGSMFANDTSNQTYCAAKDGADSKMLQAALDWACGPGKVDCSALLQGERCYEPDNVAAHATYAFDAYYHMMGRAPGTCDFNGVATITTTNPSHGSCVFSGSLGRNGTFVNGTAPAMDSTTSSSSPSRYLNNNAYSTILTILGILVWSMILL, from the exons ATGCCTCATCCGACTCAAGTAGTTGCACTTCTTAGAGCCCAGCAAATTCGACATGTCCGGCTCTTCAATGCAGATCGCGGCATGCTCCTTGCACTTGCAAATTCAGGCATCAAAGTTGCTGTTTCCGTGCCCAATGAACAGCTTCTTGCTGTTGGTCAATCAAATGCTACTGCCGCTAATTGGGTTGCTCAAAATGTTGTCTCACATTATCCAGCTACCAACATCACAACTATTTGTGTTGGTTCCGAGGTTCTATCTGCCCTTCCAAATGCTGCACCTATCCTCAACAATGCCCTTAAGTTCATCCATTCAGCGCTCGTGGCATCGAACCTGGATAGGCAAATAAAAGTTTCAACGCCTCTAGCTTCTTCCATCATCCTCGACTCGTTTCCCCCATCTCAGGCCTTCTTCAATCACACTCTGAAACCAGTATTAGTACCAATGCTCAAATTCCTGCAATCCACTGGTTCTTATTTCATGCTAAACGTGTATCCTTATTACGACTACATGCTATCCAACGGTGTCATTCCACTAGATTATGCTCTCTTCAGGCCCCTAGCCGCAAATAAAGAAGCAGTGGACTCCAACACACTTTTGCATTATACTAACGTCTTTGATGCAATGGTCGATGCTGCTTACTTTGCAATGCTTGATCTCAATTTCACTAATATTCCGGTTATGGTGACTGAATCGGGATGGCCATCACAAGGCGACTCCGATGAACCTGATGCTACTTTAGACAATGCCAACACTTACAACAGCAATCTGATAAAGCATGTCCTAAACAAAACCGGAACTCCCAAGCATCCCGGCATTGCTGTTAGTACGTACATCTACGAGCTATACAATGAGGACAATAAGCCAGGGCATTTGTCAGAGAAGAATTGGGGATTATTTAATGCAAATGGCACGCCAGTTTATATTCTACGCTTGACTGAATCAGGGTCTATGTTTGCAAATGATACTTCAAATCAGACTTATTGTGCTGCCAAAGACGGGGCGGATTCTAAAATGCTACAGGCTGCTTTGGATTGGGCTTGTGGACCTGGTAAGGTGGATTGTTCAGCGTTGTTGCAGGGGGAACGGTGTTATGAACCAGATAATGTCGCTGCACACGCTACCTATGCATTTGATGCCTACTATCACATGATGGGTAGGGCTCCCGGGACATGTGACTTCAACGGGGTAGCTACTATCACCACAACAAATCCAA GTCATGGTTCTTGTGTATTTTCTGGAAG TCTTGGCAGAAATGGCACTTTTGTAAATGGCACAGCTCCAGCTATGGATTCCACGACCTCATCATCTTCTCCTTCTCGGTATTTAAACAACAATGCCTATTCAACAATACTGACGATTCTTGGAATTCTTGTATGGAGCATGATTCTGTTGTAG
- the LOC104239852 gene encoding glucan endo-1,3-beta-glucosidase 2-like isoform X1: MENNRALLFLLFLAVSAVFADEDVFIGVNIGTELSDMPHPTQVVALLRAQQIRHVRLFNADRGMLLALANSGIKVAVSVPNEQLLAVGQSNATAANWVAQNVVSHYPATNITTICVGSEVLSALPNAAPILNNALKFIHSALVASNLDRQIKVSTPLASSIILDSFPPSQAFFNHTLKPVLVPMLKFLQSTGSYFMLNVYPYYDYMLSNGVIPLDYALFRPLAANKEAVDSNTLLHYTNVFDAMVDAAYFAMLDLNFTNIPVMVTESGWPSQGDSDEPDATLDNANTYNSNLIKHVLNKTGTPKHPGIAVSTYIYELYNEDNKPGHLSEKNWGLFNANGTPVYILRLTESGSMFANDTSNQTYCAAKDGADSKMLQAALDWACGPGKVDCSALLQGERCYEPDNVAAHATYAFDAYYHMMGRAPGTCDFNGVATITTTNPSHGSCVFSGSLGRNGTFVNGTAPAMDSTTSSSSPSRYLNNNAYSTILTILGILVWSMILL, encoded by the exons ATGGAAAATAACAGGGCTTTGCTTTTCTTGCTGTTTTTAGCTGTTTCTGCCGTTTTTGCTGATGAAG ATGTCTTTATTGGTGTGAACATTGGAACAGAACTTTCGGACATGCCTCATCCGACTCAAGTAGTTGCACTTCTTAGAGCCCAGCAAATTCGACATGTCCGGCTCTTCAATGCAGATCGCGGCATGCTCCTTGCACTTGCAAATTCAGGCATCAAAGTTGCTGTTTCCGTGCCCAATGAACAGCTTCTTGCTGTTGGTCAATCAAATGCTACTGCCGCTAATTGGGTTGCTCAAAATGTTGTCTCACATTATCCAGCTACCAACATCACAACTATTTGTGTTGGTTCCGAGGTTCTATCTGCCCTTCCAAATGCTGCACCTATCCTCAACAATGCCCTTAAGTTCATCCATTCAGCGCTCGTGGCATCGAACCTGGATAGGCAAATAAAAGTTTCAACGCCTCTAGCTTCTTCCATCATCCTCGACTCGTTTCCCCCATCTCAGGCCTTCTTCAATCACACTCTGAAACCAGTATTAGTACCAATGCTCAAATTCCTGCAATCCACTGGTTCTTATTTCATGCTAAACGTGTATCCTTATTACGACTACATGCTATCCAACGGTGTCATTCCACTAGATTATGCTCTCTTCAGGCCCCTAGCCGCAAATAAAGAAGCAGTGGACTCCAACACACTTTTGCATTATACTAACGTCTTTGATGCAATGGTCGATGCTGCTTACTTTGCAATGCTTGATCTCAATTTCACTAATATTCCGGTTATGGTGACTGAATCGGGATGGCCATCACAAGGCGACTCCGATGAACCTGATGCTACTTTAGACAATGCCAACACTTACAACAGCAATCTGATAAAGCATGTCCTAAACAAAACCGGAACTCCCAAGCATCCCGGCATTGCTGTTAGTACGTACATCTACGAGCTATACAATGAGGACAATAAGCCAGGGCATTTGTCAGAGAAGAATTGGGGATTATTTAATGCAAATGGCACGCCAGTTTATATTCTACGCTTGACTGAATCAGGGTCTATGTTTGCAAATGATACTTCAAATCAGACTTATTGTGCTGCCAAAGACGGGGCGGATTCTAAAATGCTACAGGCTGCTTTGGATTGGGCTTGTGGACCTGGTAAGGTGGATTGTTCAGCGTTGTTGCAGGGGGAACGGTGTTATGAACCAGATAATGTCGCTGCACACGCTACCTATGCATTTGATGCCTACTATCACATGATGGGTAGGGCTCCCGGGACATGTGACTTCAACGGGGTAGCTACTATCACCACAACAAATCCAA GTCATGGTTCTTGTGTATTTTCTGGAAG TCTTGGCAGAAATGGCACTTTTGTAAATGGCACAGCTCCAGCTATGGATTCCACGACCTCATCATCTTCTCCTTCTCGGTATTTAAACAACAATGCCTATTCAACAATACTGACGATTCTTGGAATTCTTGTATGGAGCATGATTCTGTTGTAG